The DNA sequence TCCGTTAACAGATCACTGAGAGAGATCACGGCATAATCGTTCATAAGAGGCGCGCCCAGAAGGCTCGCCGCGGCCTGCCCGGCCGTGACCCCTGGGACCACCTCCAGGTAGATCTTGGACCGCGGATAATCCCGTTGCAGGTCATGGATCATCTCCAGCGCCGGTCCGGCCATACCGTAGACCCCGGCGTCCCCACTCGAGATCAATGCCACCCTGCGCCCGAAAAAAGTCTCCCGCACCGCCTCCTCGCACCGTTTGATCTCACTCCTCATCCCCGATTCCCGGAACTCTTTCCCGGGAAATGCATTGGAGAGGAGGCGCAGATAGGTCCGGTACCCGACAATCACCTCGCACTCGTCCAGGACCTCCCTGGCTCGGCCGGTCATCTGGTCCAGGTCTCCGGGTCCGATCCCTACGAGGTAGAGGCGCCCCTTGACTCGGCCAGCGCCGCCGTCACATTGCCGGATACGGCCTTCGAAATCACAAGTGAATCCGCGCCTGCGCCTTTCATGGCCGCCTGTTCGCATACCCCTTTTACCCCCAATTCCTTCTCTGCCCATACCGAAGGGCCCGAGCCGTCCGGCATGGCATTGAGTTCATCTCTGGTATAGAAGACCAGAGGAACGCCGAGCTTCGCCGCAAAATTCAGGAGCCCGGCCTCATCCTTTTTCACATCGATGGTGGCGATCCGCCCCACGGACTGCAGGGCAAATCCCTCCCGTTTCAGGAGCTCCGTAACCACCTCATGGATCTCCGTCCCGGAGGTCCCCCGGTTGCACCCGATCCCCAGGACCAGGTTCCTCGGCCGGAGGATGAGGGTCCCGGGGTCCTGTTCCACTTGCCTGATCCTCCGGCTGCTGACGATGATTCGGGCTTCACATGACGAACCAAGAAGCCCCTCCAGGGTATCAAAAGAGACCCACGAGCCGTCCGCATCCCCAATCCACGGAACCCCCTCCCTGAAGATCCCCACACATAAACCGTTTACAAGAGAGGCGTTGATCTTCTTGACGGCCTCAGGATTTTCGACCGCAAGGCCCATCTCCCCGGCCCAGAGTTCCACAGCCGGAAAACCGGAGAGGTCCGTGGCCGTGGTAATCACGGGATCGGCCCCGATGGCTTGCGCGGCCTTCCTGCAGAGGGCATTGGCTCCACCGACATGCCCGGATACGAGGCTGATGACATGCTCTCCCTTCTCGTCGATGACCAGGACCGCCGGATCCGTGCGCTTGTCCTCAAGCAGGGGAGCAATCACTCGTACCACGATCCCGGCGGCCATGACAAAAATCATCGAGCGGTACCGGCCCCAGATCCTTGCGACCAGATCCGAAAGCGGCGGATCAAAGGGGATGAGGTTCTCACCTTCCCCTGCAAGGTTTGAGAGCGTATAACCATGGCATGCGGGAAGTGCTTCGCATAGACGTTTCCCGATCTCCCTGCCGTTCCTGGTCACGGACAATACGGCTATGTCAGCTTCAGTTTTCATCTTCTCCCTGGGCCTCCCGGTACCCGTGTGAAAAGTCTTCATCATAGAGCAGGGACCGGGGTGCGCTCTCCATGGAGCGGAGGATCGGATCCAGGACGTCTCCCACAATGATCAGGGCCTGGCGTTTGATCCCCTCCCGCTCCGTCTGCCCTGCGATCTCCGAGAGTTCCCCCCGGAGGATCTTCTGGTCCGGCCACGTGGCTCGATAGACCACGGCCGCCGGCGTATCCCCTCGGTAATGCTCCATGAGTTCCGAAACCACCTCCCGGATCATCCCCATACTGAGGAAGATCACCATGGTGGCGTTGTGGCTTGCGAGCAGGGAAAGGCGCTCTTTCTGAGGGACCGGCGTCCTCCCGCCCCGCCTCGTCAGGATCACGGTCTGGGAGATGTTGGGAAGAGTCAGTTCCTGGCGCAGGGCCGCTGCGGCCGCTGACCATGAACTCACCCCGGGCACCATATCAAAGGAGATCCGGTATTTCTCCAGTTCCACCATCTGCTCGAAGATCGCTCCATAGATGGACG is a window from the Nitrospirae bacterium CG2_30_53_67 genome containing:
- a CDS encoding precorrin-3B C(17)-methyltransferase, which encodes MTGRAREVLDECEVIVGYRTYLRLLSNAFPGKEFRESGMRSEIKRCEEAVRETFFGRRVALISSGDAGVYGMAGPALEMIHDLQRDYPRSKIYLEVVPGVTAGQAAASLLGAPLMNDYAVISLSDLLTDWETIQKRLHAAAQGDFVIVLINPKSKGRTEQIVEARKIIRESRSGDVPVGLVRSALRGESRIVIADLDHMLDHEIDMLTTVIIGNSDTKKFGEVLVTSRGYRTEGR
- a CDS encoding precorrin-4 C(11)-methyltransferase — protein: MSKVYFVGAGPGDPELLTLRARRLISEADTILYAGSLVNPDILKWAKEGARIQDTAKMTLEEIIKAMVADALQGRQVVRIHSGDPSIYGAIFEQMVELEKYRISFDMVPGVSSWSAAAAALRQELTLPNISQTVILTRRGGRTPVPQKERLSLLASHNATMVIFLSMGMIREVVSELMEHYRGDTPAAVVYRATWPDQKILRGELSEIAGQTEREGIKRQALIIVGDVLDPILRSMESAPRSLLYDEDFSHGYREAQGEDEN